One Xiphophorus hellerii strain 12219 chromosome 1, Xiphophorus_hellerii-4.1, whole genome shotgun sequence DNA segment encodes these proteins:
- the naca gene encoding nascent polypeptide-associated complex subunit alpha isoform X20 has product MPGEATETVPVTEQEMQQPQAETAPPPAPASTQQPQVASGPAKAKGKDAKSGQDYSAPKAVPGRRKRSSMSASSSSPTSPKSTPSSTPRSPVVSPLASPLASPLASSASSSPANRSAPKVVKAGKQGKAKKGETFEPAPVQVDHKVPDVKEKSEEPNLKKSMTTEAKAFPIETKSQPPPAFKVTPKPAVAAPISFSDAIASSPPKSGEKVASAKPVLLMVDDELPPLIPPEKLGKMQVSAPLVAKESTKPAMSPSEPRPKGATSAPPEVSKAKMGIEPKPLPVEAPKAAAPVKTVTQEVIKASPTDSKAKSAAGKTGQDKPAAAVKPADETKLISNTGPKQVEDIKVTKPNAGVKSTPPEVTKQAPEKGAVVVNKAQSVDLKATAAEAPKQAKPIAAEAPKADSETPKLVKPTEAPKADSETPKLVKQTEAPKKAKATSTEAPRPAPEVAKQATTETSKQAKQAAPEALKQAAAEAPKQAKQVPKQAKQESSEAPKQDRKEAPEAPKQAKQAAPEAPKQAKQAAPEAPKQAKQAAPEAPKQAKQAAPEAPKQPKQAAPEAPKQAKQASPEAPKQAKQESPEASKQDRKETPEAPKQAASEAPIQAKQASPEAPKQAKQASPEAPKQAKQVAADAPKTSEASPLAKATAPDGAGQTKQAKPVEVPKQAKPTAAEAPKPATESPKPAKPKADEAPKQAKQTTEVPSKPALVEPIVPPPTPRKLTFAEAVAKPAPVKPDAEKISTAPSNHVISSKPAETPAKMESVIKDDNGSGTESDSDDSVPELEEQDSAQTQTQQAQLAAAAEIDEEPVSKAKQSRSEKKARKAMSKLGLRQVTGVTRVTIRKSKNILFVITKPDVYKSPASDTYIVFGEAKIEDLSQQAQLAAAEKFKVQGEATAKIQDNTQTPTVQEESEEEEVDETGVEVKDIELVMSQANVSRAKAVRALKNNNNDIVNAIMELTM; this is encoded by the exons ATGCCTGGCGAAGCAACAGAAACGGTCCCAGTCACCGAGCAGGAGATGCAGCAGCCTCAAGCGGAGACTG CTCCGCCTCCTGCCCCAGCTTCCACCCAGCAACCTCAGGTAGCTTCTGGCCCCGCAAAGGCCAAAGGCAAAGATGCCAAGAGTGGGCAGGATTATTCTGCCCCAAAGGCTGTACCTGGCAGAAGAAAACGTTCCTCTATGtctgcctcttcctcctcacccACTTCACCTAAATCTACTCCCTCCTCTACTCCCCGGTCACCCGTGGTGTCACCTTTGGCATCACCTTTAGCATCACCTTTGGCTTCCTCGGCCAGTAGCTCCCCTGCCAATCGTTCTGCCCCAAAAGTGGTTAAGGCTGGCAAACAAGGAAAGGCTAAGAAAGGAGAGACATTTGAGCCTGCTCCTGTCCAGGTAGATCACAAAGTCCCAGACGTAAAGGAAAAGTCAGAGGAACCTAACTTGAAGAAATCTATGACTACTGAAGCTAAAGCTTTCCCAATTGAGACAAAATCTCAGCCACCCCCTGCATTTAAAGTCACCCCAAAGCCTGCTGTTGCAGCACCAATTTCATTCTCGGATGCTATTGCTTCAAGCCCCCCAAAATCTGGTGAAAAGGTTGCTTCTGCAAAACCCGTATTGCTTATGGTCGATGATGAGCTTCCTCCACTTATCCCACCTGAGAAGCTTGGTAAAATGCAAGTCTCTGCACCTCTTGTTGCCAAAGAGAGCACAAAGCCTGCTATGTCTCCTTCTGAACCTAGACCTAAAGGGGCTACTTCTGCTCCTCCAGAGGTCAGTAAAGCCAAGATGGGTATTGAACCCAAACCTTTGCCTGTCGAAGCTCCTAAGGCAGCAGCCCCAGTGAAAACTGTAACTCAGGAGGTCATTAAGGCTTCTCCTACAGATTCCAAGGCTAAATCTGCTGCTGGCAAGACTGGCCAAGacaaacctgctgctgctgtgaagcCAGCAGATGAGACCAAATTGATCTCTAACACAGGTCCTAAACAGGTTGAGGACATTAAAGTTACCAAGCCAAATGCTGGTGTAAAGTCAACCCCTCCTGAGGTTACCAAACAAGCACCCGAAAAGGGTGCTGTGGTAGTTAATAAGGCTCAGTCTGTTGACTTGaaggcaacagctgctgaggcCCCCAAACAAGCCAAACCAATAGCTGCTGAGGCACCTAAAGCAGATTCTGAGACTCCTAAACTGGTCAAACCAACCGAGGCACCCAAAGCAGATTCTGAGACTCCTAAACTGGTCAAACAAACCGAGGCACCCAAAAAGGCCAAAGCCACCTCCACTGAGGCACCTAGGCCAGCCCCGGAAGTGGCGAAGCAGGCGACCACCGAGACATCCAAACAGGCTAAGCAGGCAGCCCCCGAGGCACTCAAGCAAGCGGCTGCTGAGGCACCCAAACAAGCCAAGCAG GTGCCCAAACAGGCTAAGCAGGAGAGCTCTGAGGCACCCAAACAGGATAGAAAGGAGGCTCCCGAGGCACCCAAACAGGCTAAACAGGCGGCCCCCGAGGCACCCAAACAGGCTAAGCAGGCGGCCCCAGAGGCACCCAAACAGGCTAAGCAGGCGGCCCCAGAGGCACCCAAACAGGCTAAGCAGGCGGCTCCCGAGGCACCCAAACAGCCTAAGCAGGCGGCTCCCGAGGCACCCAAACAGGCTAAGCAGGCGTCTCCCGAGGCACCCAAACAGGCTAAGCAGGAGAGCCCTGAGGCATCCAAACAGGATAGAAAGGAGACTCCCGAGGCACCCAAACAGGCGGCCTCCGAG GCACCCATACAGGCTAAGCAGGCGTCTCCCGAGGCACCCAAACAGGCTAAGCAG GCGTCTCCCGAGGCACCCAAACAGGCTAAGCAGGTGGCTGCAGACGCCCCTAAAACATCTGAGGCTTCTCCATTGGCCAAAGCAACAGCCCCTGACGGTGCAGGCCAAACCAAGCAGGCCAAACCAGTCGAGGTGCCCAAACAAGCCAAACCAACTGCTGCTGAAGCACCTAAACCAGCTACTGAGAGTCCTAAACCAGCTAAACCAAAGGCTGATGAGGCACCTAAACAAGCGAAGCAAACTACTGAAGTTCCCTCAAAACCTGCTCTAGTTGAGCCTATTGTTCCGCCCCCAACCCCACGTAAACTTACTTTTGCCGAGGCAGTTGCAAAACCTGCACCTGTCAAGCCTGACGCTGAGAAAATCAGCACTGCTCCCTCTAATCATGTCATATCATCTAAACCTGCTGAAACCCCAGCCAAGATGGAGTCTGTGATCAAGGACGACAATG GATCTGGCACAGAGTCGGACAGTGATGACTCAGTTCCTGAGCTGGAAGAACAGGACTCTGCACAGACACAGACGCAACAAGCTCAG cttgcagctgctgctgaaataGACGAAGAGCCAGTAAGCAAAGCCAAACAGAGCCGCAGTGAAAAGAAGGCACGAAAG GCCATGTCAAAGCTTGGCCTCAGGCAGGTAACAGGGGTCACCAGGGTCACCATTCGCAAATCAAAGAACATCTTGTTCGTCATCACCAAACCAGATGTCTACAAGAGCCCTGCGTCAGATACATACATCGTCTTCGGTGAAGCTAAG ATTGAAGATCTTTCTCAGCAAGCCCAGCTGGCTGCAGCAGAAAAGTTCAAGGTACAGGGAGAAGCTACAGCAAAGATCCAGGACAACACACAGACGCCCACAGTACAGGAGGAAAGCGAAGAGGAAGAG GTTGATGAGACCGGGGTCGAGGTGAAGGACATCGAACTCGTCATGTCACAAGCCAACGTGTCGCGGGCAAAGGCTGTACGCGccctgaaaaacaacaacaacgacaTTGTCAACGCTATTATG GAGTTGACGATGTAA
- the naca gene encoding nascent polypeptide-associated complex subunit alpha isoform X16, producing MPGEATETVPVTEQEMQQPQAETAPPPAPASTQQPQVASGPAKAKGKDAKSGQDYSAPKAVPGRRKRSSMSASSSSPTSPKSTPSSTPRSPVVSPLASPLASPLASSASSSPANRSAPKVVKAGKQGKAKKGETFEPAPVQVDHKVPDVKEKSEEPNLKKSMTTEAKAFPIETKSQPPPAFKVTPKPAVAAPISFSDAIASSPPKSGEKVASAKPVLLMVDDELPPLIPPEKLGKMQVSAPLVAKESTKPAMSPSEPRPKGATSAPPEVSKAKMGIEPKPLPVEAPKAAAPVKTVTQEVIKASPTDSKAKSAAGKTGQDKPAAAVKPADETKLISNTGPKQVEDIKVTKPNAGVKSTPPEVTKQAPEKGAVVVNKAQSVDLKATAAEAPKQAKPIAAEAPKADSETPKLVKPTEAPKADSETPKLVKQTEAPKKAKATSTEAPRPAPEVAKQATTETSKQAKQAAPEALKQAAAEAPKQAKQVPKQAKQESSEAPKQDRKEAPEAPKQAKQAAPEAPKQAKQAAPEAPKQAKQAAPEAPKQAKQAAPEAPKQPKQAAPEAPKQAKQASPEAPKQAKQESPEASKQDRKETPEAPKQAKQASPEAPKQAKQVPKQAKQESPEAPKQDRKEAPEAPIQAKQAAPEAPKQAKQASPEAPKQAKQVAADAPKTSEASPLAKATAPDGAGQTKQAKPVEVPKQAKPTAAEAPKPATESPKPAKPKADEAPKQAKQTTEVPSKPALVEPIVPPPTPRKLTFAEAVAKPAPVKPDAEKISTAPSNHVISSKPAETPAKMESVIKDDNGSGTESDSDDSVPELEEQDSAQTQTQQAQLAAAAEIDEEPVSKAKQSRSEKKARKAMSKLGLRQVTGVTRVTIRKSKNILFVITKPDVYKSPASDTYIVFGEAKIEDLSQQAQLAAAEKFKVQGEATAKIQDNTQTPTVQEESEEEEVDETGVEVKDIELVMSQANVSRAKAVRALKNNNNDIVNAIMELTM from the exons ATGCCTGGCGAAGCAACAGAAACGGTCCCAGTCACCGAGCAGGAGATGCAGCAGCCTCAAGCGGAGACTG CTCCGCCTCCTGCCCCAGCTTCCACCCAGCAACCTCAGGTAGCTTCTGGCCCCGCAAAGGCCAAAGGCAAAGATGCCAAGAGTGGGCAGGATTATTCTGCCCCAAAGGCTGTACCTGGCAGAAGAAAACGTTCCTCTATGtctgcctcttcctcctcacccACTTCACCTAAATCTACTCCCTCCTCTACTCCCCGGTCACCCGTGGTGTCACCTTTGGCATCACCTTTAGCATCACCTTTGGCTTCCTCGGCCAGTAGCTCCCCTGCCAATCGTTCTGCCCCAAAAGTGGTTAAGGCTGGCAAACAAGGAAAGGCTAAGAAAGGAGAGACATTTGAGCCTGCTCCTGTCCAGGTAGATCACAAAGTCCCAGACGTAAAGGAAAAGTCAGAGGAACCTAACTTGAAGAAATCTATGACTACTGAAGCTAAAGCTTTCCCAATTGAGACAAAATCTCAGCCACCCCCTGCATTTAAAGTCACCCCAAAGCCTGCTGTTGCAGCACCAATTTCATTCTCGGATGCTATTGCTTCAAGCCCCCCAAAATCTGGTGAAAAGGTTGCTTCTGCAAAACCCGTATTGCTTATGGTCGATGATGAGCTTCCTCCACTTATCCCACCTGAGAAGCTTGGTAAAATGCAAGTCTCTGCACCTCTTGTTGCCAAAGAGAGCACAAAGCCTGCTATGTCTCCTTCTGAACCTAGACCTAAAGGGGCTACTTCTGCTCCTCCAGAGGTCAGTAAAGCCAAGATGGGTATTGAACCCAAACCTTTGCCTGTCGAAGCTCCTAAGGCAGCAGCCCCAGTGAAAACTGTAACTCAGGAGGTCATTAAGGCTTCTCCTACAGATTCCAAGGCTAAATCTGCTGCTGGCAAGACTGGCCAAGacaaacctgctgctgctgtgaagcCAGCAGATGAGACCAAATTGATCTCTAACACAGGTCCTAAACAGGTTGAGGACATTAAAGTTACCAAGCCAAATGCTGGTGTAAAGTCAACCCCTCCTGAGGTTACCAAACAAGCACCCGAAAAGGGTGCTGTGGTAGTTAATAAGGCTCAGTCTGTTGACTTGaaggcaacagctgctgaggcCCCCAAACAAGCCAAACCAATAGCTGCTGAGGCACCTAAAGCAGATTCTGAGACTCCTAAACTGGTCAAACCAACCGAGGCACCCAAAGCAGATTCTGAGACTCCTAAACTGGTCAAACAAACCGAGGCACCCAAAAAGGCCAAAGCCACCTCCACTGAGGCACCTAGGCCAGCCCCGGAAGTGGCGAAGCAGGCGACCACCGAGACATCCAAACAGGCTAAGCAGGCAGCCCCCGAGGCACTCAAGCAAGCGGCTGCTGAGGCACCCAAACAAGCCAAGCAG GTGCCCAAACAGGCTAAGCAGGAGAGCTCTGAGGCACCCAAACAGGATAGAAAGGAGGCTCCCGAGGCACCCAAACAGGCTAAACAGGCGGCCCCCGAGGCACCCAAACAGGCTAAGCAGGCGGCCCCAGAGGCACCCAAACAGGCTAAGCAGGCGGCCCCAGAGGCACCCAAACAGGCTAAGCAGGCGGCTCCCGAGGCACCCAAACAGCCTAAGCAGGCGGCTCCCGAGGCACCCAAACAGGCTAAGCAGGCGTCTCCCGAGGCACCCAAACAGGCTAAGCAGGAGAGCCCTGAGGCATCCAAACAGGATAGAAAGGAGACTCCCGAGGCACCCAAACAG GCTAAGCAGGCGTCTCCCGAGGCACCCAAACAGGCTAAGCAGGTGCCCAAACAGGCTAAGCAGGAGAGCCCTGAGGCACCAAAACAGGATAGAAAGGAGGCTCCCGAGGCACCCATACAGGCTAAGCAG GCGGCCCCCGAGGCACCCAAACAGGCTAAGCAGGCGTCTCCCGAGGCACCCAAACAGGCTAAGCAGGTGGCTGCAGACGCCCCTAAAACATCTGAGGCTTCTCCATTGGCCAAAGCAACAGCCCCTGACGGTGCAGGCCAAACCAAGCAGGCCAAACCAGTCGAGGTGCCCAAACAAGCCAAACCAACTGCTGCTGAAGCACCTAAACCAGCTACTGAGAGTCCTAAACCAGCTAAACCAAAGGCTGATGAGGCACCTAAACAAGCGAAGCAAACTACTGAAGTTCCCTCAAAACCTGCTCTAGTTGAGCCTATTGTTCCGCCCCCAACCCCACGTAAACTTACTTTTGCCGAGGCAGTTGCAAAACCTGCACCTGTCAAGCCTGACGCTGAGAAAATCAGCACTGCTCCCTCTAATCATGTCATATCATCTAAACCTGCTGAAACCCCAGCCAAGATGGAGTCTGTGATCAAGGACGACAATG GATCTGGCACAGAGTCGGACAGTGATGACTCAGTTCCTGAGCTGGAAGAACAGGACTCTGCACAGACACAGACGCAACAAGCTCAG cttgcagctgctgctgaaataGACGAAGAGCCAGTAAGCAAAGCCAAACAGAGCCGCAGTGAAAAGAAGGCACGAAAG GCCATGTCAAAGCTTGGCCTCAGGCAGGTAACAGGGGTCACCAGGGTCACCATTCGCAAATCAAAGAACATCTTGTTCGTCATCACCAAACCAGATGTCTACAAGAGCCCTGCGTCAGATACATACATCGTCTTCGGTGAAGCTAAG ATTGAAGATCTTTCTCAGCAAGCCCAGCTGGCTGCAGCAGAAAAGTTCAAGGTACAGGGAGAAGCTACAGCAAAGATCCAGGACAACACACAGACGCCCACAGTACAGGAGGAAAGCGAAGAGGAAGAG GTTGATGAGACCGGGGTCGAGGTGAAGGACATCGAACTCGTCATGTCACAAGCCAACGTGTCGCGGGCAAAGGCTGTACGCGccctgaaaaacaacaacaacgacaTTGTCAACGCTATTATG GAGTTGACGATGTAA
- the naca gene encoding nascent polypeptide-associated complex subunit alpha isoform X11 translates to MPGEATETVPVTEQEMQQPQAETAPPPAPASTQQPQVASGPAKAKGKDAKSGQDYSAPKAVPGRRKRSSMSASSSSPTSPKSTPSSTPRSPVVSPLASPLASPLASSASSSPANRSAPKVVKAGKQGKAKKGETFEPAPVQVDHKVPDVKEKSEEPNLKKSMTTEAKAFPIETKSQPPPAFKVTPKPAVAAPISFSDAIASSPPKSGEKVASAKPVLLMVDDELPPLIPPEKLGKMQVSAPLVAKESTKPAMSPSEPRPKGATSAPPEVSKAKMGIEPKPLPVEAPKAAAPVKTVTQEVIKASPTDSKAKSAAGKTGQDKPAAAVKPADETKLISNTGPKQVEDIKVTKPNAGVKSTPPEVTKQAPEKGAVVVNKAQSVDLKATAAEAPKQAKPIAAEAPKADSETPKLVKPTEAPKADSETPKLVKQTEAPKKAKATSTEAPRPAPEVAKQATTETSKQAKQAAPEALKQAAAEAPKQAKQVPKQAKQESSEAPKQDRKEAPEAPKQAKQAAPEAPKQAKQAAPEAPKQAKQAAPEAPKQAKQAAPEAPKQPKQAAPEAPKQAKQASPEAPKQAKQESPEASKQDRKETPEAPKQAASEAPIQAKQASPEAPKQAKQVPKQAKQESPEAPKQDRKEAPEAPIQAKQAAPEAPKQAKQASPEAPKQAKQVAADAPKTSEASPLAKATAPDGAGQTKQAKPVEVPKQAKPTAAEAPKPATESPKPAKPKADEAPKQAKQTTEVPSKPALVEPIVPPPTPRKLTFAEAVAKPAPVKPDAEKISTAPSNHVISSKPAETPAKMESVIKDDNGSGTESDSDDSVPELEEQDSAQTQTQQAQLAAAAEIDEEPVSKAKQSRSEKKARKAMSKLGLRQVTGVTRVTIRKSKNILFVITKPDVYKSPASDTYIVFGEAKIEDLSQQAQLAAAEKFKVQGEATAKIQDNTQTPTVQEESEEEEVDETGVEVKDIELVMSQANVSRAKAVRALKNNNNDIVNAIMELTM, encoded by the exons ATGCCTGGCGAAGCAACAGAAACGGTCCCAGTCACCGAGCAGGAGATGCAGCAGCCTCAAGCGGAGACTG CTCCGCCTCCTGCCCCAGCTTCCACCCAGCAACCTCAGGTAGCTTCTGGCCCCGCAAAGGCCAAAGGCAAAGATGCCAAGAGTGGGCAGGATTATTCTGCCCCAAAGGCTGTACCTGGCAGAAGAAAACGTTCCTCTATGtctgcctcttcctcctcacccACTTCACCTAAATCTACTCCCTCCTCTACTCCCCGGTCACCCGTGGTGTCACCTTTGGCATCACCTTTAGCATCACCTTTGGCTTCCTCGGCCAGTAGCTCCCCTGCCAATCGTTCTGCCCCAAAAGTGGTTAAGGCTGGCAAACAAGGAAAGGCTAAGAAAGGAGAGACATTTGAGCCTGCTCCTGTCCAGGTAGATCACAAAGTCCCAGACGTAAAGGAAAAGTCAGAGGAACCTAACTTGAAGAAATCTATGACTACTGAAGCTAAAGCTTTCCCAATTGAGACAAAATCTCAGCCACCCCCTGCATTTAAAGTCACCCCAAAGCCTGCTGTTGCAGCACCAATTTCATTCTCGGATGCTATTGCTTCAAGCCCCCCAAAATCTGGTGAAAAGGTTGCTTCTGCAAAACCCGTATTGCTTATGGTCGATGATGAGCTTCCTCCACTTATCCCACCTGAGAAGCTTGGTAAAATGCAAGTCTCTGCACCTCTTGTTGCCAAAGAGAGCACAAAGCCTGCTATGTCTCCTTCTGAACCTAGACCTAAAGGGGCTACTTCTGCTCCTCCAGAGGTCAGTAAAGCCAAGATGGGTATTGAACCCAAACCTTTGCCTGTCGAAGCTCCTAAGGCAGCAGCCCCAGTGAAAACTGTAACTCAGGAGGTCATTAAGGCTTCTCCTACAGATTCCAAGGCTAAATCTGCTGCTGGCAAGACTGGCCAAGacaaacctgctgctgctgtgaagcCAGCAGATGAGACCAAATTGATCTCTAACACAGGTCCTAAACAGGTTGAGGACATTAAAGTTACCAAGCCAAATGCTGGTGTAAAGTCAACCCCTCCTGAGGTTACCAAACAAGCACCCGAAAAGGGTGCTGTGGTAGTTAATAAGGCTCAGTCTGTTGACTTGaaggcaacagctgctgaggcCCCCAAACAAGCCAAACCAATAGCTGCTGAGGCACCTAAAGCAGATTCTGAGACTCCTAAACTGGTCAAACCAACCGAGGCACCCAAAGCAGATTCTGAGACTCCTAAACTGGTCAAACAAACCGAGGCACCCAAAAAGGCCAAAGCCACCTCCACTGAGGCACCTAGGCCAGCCCCGGAAGTGGCGAAGCAGGCGACCACCGAGACATCCAAACAGGCTAAGCAGGCAGCCCCCGAGGCACTCAAGCAAGCGGCTGCTGAGGCACCCAAACAAGCCAAGCAG GTGCCCAAACAGGCTAAGCAGGAGAGCTCTGAGGCACCCAAACAGGATAGAAAGGAGGCTCCCGAGGCACCCAAACAGGCTAAACAGGCGGCCCCCGAGGCACCCAAACAGGCTAAGCAGGCGGCCCCAGAGGCACCCAAACAGGCTAAGCAGGCGGCCCCAGAGGCACCCAAACAGGCTAAGCAGGCGGCTCCCGAGGCACCCAAACAGCCTAAGCAGGCGGCTCCCGAGGCACCCAAACAGGCTAAGCAGGCGTCTCCCGAGGCACCCAAACAGGCTAAGCAGGAGAGCCCTGAGGCATCCAAACAGGATAGAAAGGAGACTCCCGAGGCACCCAAACAGGCGGCCTCCGAG GCACCCATACAGGCTAAGCAGGCGTCTCCCGAGGCACCCAAACAGGCTAAGCAGGTGCCCAAACAGGCTAAGCAGGAGAGCCCTGAGGCACCAAAACAGGATAGAAAGGAGGCTCCCGAGGCACCCATACAGGCTAAGCAG GCGGCCCCCGAGGCACCCAAACAGGCTAAGCAGGCGTCTCCCGAGGCACCCAAACAGGCTAAGCAGGTGGCTGCAGACGCCCCTAAAACATCTGAGGCTTCTCCATTGGCCAAAGCAACAGCCCCTGACGGTGCAGGCCAAACCAAGCAGGCCAAACCAGTCGAGGTGCCCAAACAAGCCAAACCAACTGCTGCTGAAGCACCTAAACCAGCTACTGAGAGTCCTAAACCAGCTAAACCAAAGGCTGATGAGGCACCTAAACAAGCGAAGCAAACTACTGAAGTTCCCTCAAAACCTGCTCTAGTTGAGCCTATTGTTCCGCCCCCAACCCCACGTAAACTTACTTTTGCCGAGGCAGTTGCAAAACCTGCACCTGTCAAGCCTGACGCTGAGAAAATCAGCACTGCTCCCTCTAATCATGTCATATCATCTAAACCTGCTGAAACCCCAGCCAAGATGGAGTCTGTGATCAAGGACGACAATG GATCTGGCACAGAGTCGGACAGTGATGACTCAGTTCCTGAGCTGGAAGAACAGGACTCTGCACAGACACAGACGCAACAAGCTCAG cttgcagctgctgctgaaataGACGAAGAGCCAGTAAGCAAAGCCAAACAGAGCCGCAGTGAAAAGAAGGCACGAAAG GCCATGTCAAAGCTTGGCCTCAGGCAGGTAACAGGGGTCACCAGGGTCACCATTCGCAAATCAAAGAACATCTTGTTCGTCATCACCAAACCAGATGTCTACAAGAGCCCTGCGTCAGATACATACATCGTCTTCGGTGAAGCTAAG ATTGAAGATCTTTCTCAGCAAGCCCAGCTGGCTGCAGCAGAAAAGTTCAAGGTACAGGGAGAAGCTACAGCAAAGATCCAGGACAACACACAGACGCCCACAGTACAGGAGGAAAGCGAAGAGGAAGAG GTTGATGAGACCGGGGTCGAGGTGAAGGACATCGAACTCGTCATGTCACAAGCCAACGTGTCGCGGGCAAAGGCTGTACGCGccctgaaaaacaacaacaacgacaTTGTCAACGCTATTATG GAGTTGACGATGTAA